The following coding sequences are from one Virgibacillus necropolis window:
- the pyk gene encoding pyruvate kinase, with product MRKTKIVCTIGPASESIETLEQLIRSGMNVARLNFSHGDFDEHRQRIENIKTAAKNTGETVAILLDTKGPEIRTGSFKNGEDEIVEGTSVKLSMKEIEGTAEHFSITYPGLIDDVHIGSSILLDDGLIELKVKKIDKENQEIITTALNSGTIKNKKGVNVPNVQVKLPGITDKDTKDIEFGIEEGVDFIAASFVRRPSDVFEIRALLERHDATHINIIPKIENNEGVENIDSIIEVSDGIMVARGDLGVEIPAEDVPLVQKKLISKCNIAGKPVITATQMLDSMQRNPRPTRAEASDVANAIFDGTDAIMLSGETAAGHYPVESVQTMSNIALKAETALDHKLILTNRSKTVDMTITDAISQSVTHTAMNLDVSAIITPTESGHTARMISKYRPKAPIVAVTFSDHVNRQLALVWGVHAAAGRKANSTDEMLDIAVEEGLKTELFNRGSRVLITAGVPVGESGTTNLMKVHVIGDVIAKAQGIGRRSAYGKAVIAKTAAEAISKVTEEDILVTYSTDRDMMPAIEKAGGIITEEGGLTSHAAVVGLSLGIPVIVGLENVFELIKDGDDITIDSAKGDVYRGHTSVL from the coding sequence ATGAGAAAAACAAAAATCGTTTGTACGATTGGCCCAGCTTCAGAGTCAATTGAAACGCTAGAGCAATTGATTAGATCTGGTATGAATGTAGCTCGTCTGAATTTTTCACATGGAGATTTTGATGAACACAGACAACGAATTGAAAATATTAAAACGGCCGCAAAAAATACAGGGGAAACAGTTGCCATTCTTCTTGATACGAAAGGGCCTGAAATTAGAACTGGTTCTTTTAAAAATGGTGAAGATGAAATAGTTGAAGGGACTTCCGTTAAATTATCTATGAAAGAAATAGAAGGTACAGCTGAACACTTTTCTATTACATATCCTGGATTAATTGATGACGTTCATATCGGGTCTTCCATTTTACTTGATGATGGTTTAATTGAGCTTAAAGTTAAGAAAATAGACAAAGAAAATCAAGAAATAATTACTACCGCGCTAAATAGTGGAACGATTAAAAATAAAAAAGGTGTTAATGTACCAAATGTTCAGGTGAAATTACCGGGTATAACAGACAAAGATACAAAGGATATTGAGTTTGGAATAGAAGAAGGGGTAGACTTTATTGCAGCTTCTTTTGTACGTAGGCCTTCTGATGTATTTGAAATCCGAGCATTGTTAGAACGACATGATGCAACACATATTAATATCATCCCTAAAATTGAAAACAATGAAGGGGTGGAAAATATTGATTCCATTATAGAAGTGAGTGATGGGATAATGGTTGCACGTGGGGATTTAGGTGTTGAAATTCCTGCAGAAGATGTTCCACTCGTACAAAAAAAACTGATTAGTAAATGTAATATTGCAGGTAAACCTGTTATTACAGCCACCCAAATGTTAGATTCCATGCAACGCAATCCAAGACCTACAAGAGCTGAAGCATCAGATGTTGCAAATGCAATTTTTGACGGAACCGATGCTATTATGCTTTCAGGTGAAACGGCAGCTGGACACTATCCAGTAGAATCTGTTCAAACGATGAGCAATATCGCATTAAAAGCAGAAACGGCACTAGATCATAAGTTGATTTTGACCAATCGTTCCAAAACGGTTGATATGACAATAACGGATGCAATTAGTCAGTCTGTTACTCATACTGCGATGAATTTAGATGTAAGTGCAATTATTACTCCGACTGAAAGTGGTCATACTGCACGTATGATTTCTAAGTATCGTCCAAAAGCGCCAATTGTGGCAGTTACATTTTCAGATCACGTAAATCGTCAATTGGCACTAGTATGGGGTGTGCACGCTGCGGCAGGCAGAAAAGCTAATTCCACTGATGAAATGCTAGATATTGCGGTAGAGGAAGGGTTAAAAACAGAACTTTTTAATCGCGGAAGTAGAGTTCTTATAACAGCGGGAGTGCCTGTTGGGGAAAGTGGGACAACGAACTTAATGAAAGTACATGTAATTGGAGACGTAATAGCAAAAGCACAAGGAATTGGAAGAAGAAGTGCATACGGAAAGGCAGTAATAGCGAAAACAGCTGCAGAAGCCATATCAAAAGTTACGGAAGAAGATATCTTAGTGACATATAGTACAGATCGTGATATGATGCCCGCGATTGAAAAAGCTGGTGGGATCATAACAGAAGAAGGCGGTTTAACGTCACATGCTGCTGTGGTAGGATTGAGCCTTGGAATACCAGTAATTGTTGGACTCGAAAATGTGTTTGAGCTTATTAAAGATGGTGATGATATTACGATTGATTCCGCAAAAGGTGATGTCTATAGAGGTCATACAAGTGTTTTATAG
- a CDS encoding MaoC/PaaZ C-terminal domain-containing protein yields MLGKKRKLGKKINELQVGESYTAVHTIEDKDLLLYLGLTNDANPLYIQHDYASQTPYKQPIVPSVMLFGMVSSIISMHLPGPGSHIISQEITYPKPAFHSSEITFTIGITTITNDEHYVSLSVEGYNVDGDSVITGTIKVCPAYKPNSITASSLENFF; encoded by the coding sequence GTGCTTGGAAAAAAGAGAAAGCTTGGTAAAAAGATAAATGAATTGCAAGTTGGGGAATCATACACAGCAGTACATACTATTGAAGATAAAGATTTGTTACTGTATTTAGGATTAACGAATGATGCTAATCCCTTATACATCCAGCATGATTATGCTTCACAGACCCCTTATAAACAACCTATCGTTCCATCGGTAATGCTTTTTGGCATGGTATCTTCTATTATTTCCATGCACTTACCAGGACCGGGAAGTCACATTATTTCACAGGAAATAACTTACCCAAAACCAGCTTTTCATAGCTCGGAAATAACATTTACGATTGGAATTACCACGATTACTAACGATGAACATTATGTTTCATTGTCAGTTGAAGGTTATAATGTAGATGGGGATTCGGTCATAACTGGGACTATTAAGGTTTGTCCTGCATATAAACCGAACTCTATTACCGCTAGCTCATTAGAAAACTTTTTTTAA
- a CDS encoding FxsA family protein — translation MRWLIIALLIVPAMEIGIFIWAGGIVGPWWVVGIIIFTGIVGVMIAKKQGAETWNRARLSMNSGQLPAEEIIDGICIFVGAVFLFTPGFITDTFGFLLVLPLTRNPFKNLIRAFIKSRLNKSTIIYRK, via the coding sequence ATGCGCTGGTTAATAATTGCGCTATTAATCGTTCCGGCAATGGAAATAGGTATTTTCATTTGGGCTGGAGGAATAGTCGGGCCTTGGTGGGTTGTAGGTATTATTATTTTTACTGGAATTGTCGGTGTAATGATAGCTAAGAAACAAGGAGCCGAAACATGGAATCGTGCTAGACTTTCTATGAACAGTGGGCAGCTACCAGCTGAAGAAATAATAGATGGTATATGCATTTTTGTCGGGGCAGTTTTTCTATTTACGCCAGGTTTTATCACGGATACTTTCGGTTTTCTTTTAGTCCTGCCACTAACACGTAACCCATTCAAGAATTTAATTCGAGCATTTATTAAAAGCCGTTTAAATAAAAGTACAATCATCTATCGTAAATAG
- the icd gene encoding NADP-dependent isocitrate dehydrogenase, with protein sequence MVQGERITVENGQMNVPERPVIPFIEGDGIGPDIWAAASKVIEAAVEKAYNGTKGIEWKEVYAGQKAFDKTGEWLPAETLDVIRDYKIAIKGPLTTPIGGGIRSLNVALRQELDLFTCLRPVRYFEGVPSPVKRPEEVDMVIFRENTEDIYAGIEWQKGTPEVKKVIEFLENEMGVHNIRFPETSGIGIKPVSEEGTKRLVRSSIEYAINEGRKSVTLVHKGNIMKFTEGAFKAWGYEVAEEEFGDKVFTWAEYDRIVEKDGKEAANKAQDEAIKSGKILVKDSIADIFLQQILTRPNEFDVVATMNLNGDYVSDALAAQVGGIGIAPGANINFVTGHAIFEATHGTAPKYAGMDKVNPSSVILSAVLMLEHLEWREAADLISKAMDKTIASKVVTYDFARLMDGATEVKCSEFGQELIKNMD encoded by the coding sequence ATGGTACAAGGAGAAAGAATTACAGTTGAGAATGGACAGATGAATGTTCCGGAACGTCCAGTTATTCCGTTTATTGAAGGCGATGGAATTGGTCCTGATATTTGGGCTGCAGCAAGCAAAGTAATCGAAGCAGCAGTTGAAAAAGCGTATAACGGTACAAAAGGAATCGAGTGGAAAGAAGTTTATGCTGGACAAAAAGCATTTGATAAAACAGGTGAATGGTTACCTGCAGAAACACTTGATGTAATTCGCGACTACAAAATTGCAATTAAAGGCCCACTTACTACACCAATCGGTGGTGGTATTCGTTCCTTAAACGTAGCGCTACGTCAAGAATTAGATCTTTTCACATGCTTACGCCCTGTACGTTACTTTGAAGGTGTTCCATCACCAGTAAAACGCCCTGAAGAAGTTGACATGGTGATTTTCCGCGAAAATACAGAAGATATTTATGCGGGAATTGAGTGGCAAAAAGGCACTCCAGAAGTGAAGAAAGTTATCGAATTTCTAGAAAATGAAATGGGTGTACATAATATCCGTTTTCCTGAAACATCTGGTATTGGTATCAAGCCTGTATCTGAGGAAGGTACAAAACGCCTTGTTCGTTCAAGCATTGAATATGCGATTAATGAAGGTCGTAAAAGTGTTACATTAGTTCATAAAGGTAACATTATGAAGTTCACTGAAGGTGCTTTCAAAGCTTGGGGATATGAAGTTGCTGAAGAAGAGTTTGGTGACAAAGTATTCACATGGGCTGAATATGACCGTATTGTAGAGAAAGACGGTAAAGAGGCAGCTAATAAAGCTCAAGATGAAGCAATTAAATCGGGCAAAATTCTAGTTAAAGATTCAATTGCAGATATTTTCTTGCAACAAATCCTAACTCGTCCAAATGAGTTTGATGTAGTTGCGACAATGAACCTAAACGGAGATTATGTTTCAGATGCGTTAGCGGCACAAGTTGGCGGAATTGGTATTGCACCAGGAGCAAACATTAACTTTGTGACAGGTCATGCAATTTTTGAAGCGACTCATGGTACTGCACCTAAATATGCTGGTATGGATAAGGTTAATCCTTCATCCGTTATTCTTTCAGCTGTTCTTATGCTTGAACACCTTGAGTGGAGAGAAGCTGCAGATCTAATTTCAAAAGCAATGGACAAAACAATAGCTTCAAAAGTAGTTACGTACGATTTTGCTCGTCTAATGGACGGCGCAACGGAAGTTAAATGTTCGGAGTTTGGTCAAGAATTAATTAAGAACATGGACTAA
- a CDS encoding response regulator transcription factor, protein MKQKVLIVDDEVSIVTLLTYNMEQAGYETDYAYDGLEAIKKARSTHFDLIILDLMLPEMDGMEVCKYLRENRIDTPILMLTAKDEEIDKILGLELGADDYLTKPFSPKEVVARTKAIIRRSDKSRKPMHSSYKIGELIIYPERYEAELKGEIITFTRKEFELLHYLADHLGNILSRDQLLSAVWNYDFAGDTRIVDVHVSHLREKIEPDSKHPSYIKTIRGLGYKMEEPK, encoded by the coding sequence ATGAAGCAAAAAGTACTTATCGTTGATGATGAGGTTTCAATAGTTACGCTGCTTACATATAACATGGAACAGGCAGGATATGAGACAGATTATGCTTATGATGGACTTGAAGCAATTAAGAAGGCAAGAAGTACTCATTTTGATTTAATTATACTAGATTTAATGCTACCAGAAATGGATGGTATGGAGGTATGTAAATATCTAAGGGAAAATCGGATTGACACACCTATTTTAATGTTAACAGCAAAAGATGAAGAGATAGATAAAATTCTAGGACTTGAGCTTGGTGCTGATGATTATCTTACAAAACCATTTAGTCCAAAAGAGGTAGTAGCTAGAACAAAAGCTATCATTAGAAGATCAGATAAATCCCGTAAACCAATGCATTCCTCCTATAAAATTGGTGAATTGATTATTTACCCTGAACGATATGAAGCGGAATTGAAAGGCGAAATTATAACCTTTACCCGAAAAGAATTTGAACTGTTACATTATCTAGCCGATCATTTAGGAAATATATTATCAAGAGATCAATTGTTAAGCGCAGTATGGAATTATGATTTTGCTGGTGATACGAGAATTGTTGATGTACATGTTAGTCATTTAAGAGAGAAAATTGAACCTGATTCAAAGCATCCAAGCTATATAAAAACAATTCGAGGACTAGGTTATAAAATGGAGGAGCCGAAATAA
- the ytvI gene encoding sporulation integral membrane protein YtvI, whose protein sequence is MYLHYIDRVLRFLFVIIVLIAGFLLAKYTLLFLYPFIIAILCAFILNPSVSILEEKLRFPRFIATFITLSIFLLVSTLCVAIIVNELIQGTTFLANLLPTHFQDFVALCEEFFYTYVLPLYDKLAAFFNSLNSSQQQAINTNIEKVTNQITTSGSILIKGFLLNIPETLSLLPSSLTIFTVTLFATFLVTKDWTQLQSLAVNSFPFLKKPIVKDFLHHIKSSIMGFLKAQVILIFITALSIYIGLTLLDVKYALTIAILAALLDLLPYIGTGVIFIPWIGYLFLTANYSMTIQLAILYMLIIVVRQLIEPKLLSASIGLNPLATLLTMFIGLNLWGIMGLFISPIILIIWNACNQTNVVRHLFIFIKG, encoded by the coding sequence ATGTATCTGCACTATATTGATCGTGTACTTCGGTTTTTGTTTGTTATCATAGTCCTTATAGCAGGGTTTTTGCTAGCAAAGTATACGTTACTTTTTCTTTATCCATTTATTATTGCAATTCTATGTGCTTTTATTCTTAATCCGTCGGTTAGTATTCTTGAAGAAAAATTGAGATTTCCGAGATTTATAGCTACCTTTATCACGTTATCTATTTTTTTATTAGTAAGTACATTATGTGTAGCGATCATCGTTAATGAATTAATTCAAGGCACAACCTTCTTAGCTAATCTACTCCCTACACATTTTCAGGACTTTGTGGCACTTTGCGAAGAATTTTTTTATACCTATGTTTTGCCATTATACGATAAGCTAGCTGCTTTTTTTAATTCATTAAATTCATCCCAACAACAGGCAATCAACACCAATATAGAAAAAGTAACAAACCAAATAACTACATCAGGCTCCATTTTAATCAAGGGGTTTCTATTAAACATACCAGAAACATTAAGCCTTCTTCCAAGCTCGCTAACTATATTTACTGTAACACTATTCGCTACCTTTTTAGTCACAAAAGATTGGACTCAGCTTCAATCTTTAGCGGTAAACAGTTTTCCATTTTTAAAAAAACCCATCGTTAAGGACTTTTTACACCATATAAAATCATCCATAATGGGGTTCTTAAAAGCTCAAGTCATCTTAATATTTATAACCGCGCTGTCTATTTATATTGGGTTGACGTTGCTAGATGTGAAGTATGCCCTTACAATTGCTATTCTTGCAGCGTTACTAGATTTACTTCCTTATATTGGAACAGGAGTTATTTTTATTCCATGGATTGGCTATTTGTTTTTAACAGCTAATTATTCGATGACTATACAATTGGCTATTTTATATATGTTGATTATCGTTGTTAGACAACTAATAGAACCAAAGTTATTATCTGCTAGCATAGGTTTAAACCCACTGGCTACACTGCTAACTATGTTCATTGGTTTAAATCTATGGGGAATTATGGGCTTATTTATCAGCCCAATTATCTTAATTATTTGGAATGCTTGCAATCAAACGAATGTGGTTAGGCACCTATTCATCTTTATTAAAGGCTAG
- the citZ gene encoding citrate synthase yields the protein MTTTKGLEGVVATQSSISSIIDDQLTYVGYRIDDLAENSSFEEVIYLLWNLKLPTKTELDSFKAELASNMELPDAVIEHLRSYNLSTVHPMAALRTAISLLGLYDEEADVMEEAANKQKAIRLQAKIATIVTAFARIRKGKEPIKPKKELGFAANFLFMLNGVEGKDIEVEAVNKALVLHADHELNASTFTARVCVATLSDIYSGVTAAIGALKGPLHGGANERVMAMLTEIGDEDNAIPYIKEKVEQKEKIMGMGHRVYKNGDPRAKHLKHMSKELTKITGQSKWYNMSVKIEDYIKEEKGLPANVDFYSASVYHSLGIDHDLFTPLFAVSRVSGWLAHILEQYSNNRLIRPRAEYIGPKTQDYVAMENR from the coding sequence ATGACAACAACTAAAGGTCTTGAAGGGGTTGTAGCAACTCAATCATCAATTAGTTCAATTATAGATGATCAACTTACATATGTTGGTTATAGGATTGATGATTTAGCTGAGAATTCGAGTTTTGAGGAAGTAATTTATTTATTATGGAATCTAAAGCTGCCAACAAAAACTGAATTAGATTCTTTTAAAGCGGAACTTGCTTCCAATATGGAGTTGCCAGATGCTGTAATTGAACATTTGCGTTCATATAATCTATCAACTGTACATCCAATGGCAGCATTACGTACAGCAATATCACTACTAGGACTATATGACGAGGAAGCAGATGTAATGGAAGAAGCTGCAAATAAGCAAAAAGCGATTCGGTTGCAGGCAAAAATTGCAACAATCGTAACTGCGTTTGCTCGTATTCGTAAAGGTAAAGAACCAATTAAACCGAAAAAAGAACTAGGATTTGCTGCCAACTTCCTATTTATGTTAAATGGTGTAGAAGGAAAAGATATCGAGGTTGAAGCGGTTAACAAAGCGCTTGTTCTTCATGCAGATCATGAGTTAAATGCATCTACATTTACTGCGCGTGTATGTGTTGCAACATTATCAGATATTTATTCTGGTGTAACTGCAGCAATCGGCGCTCTAAAAGGTCCATTGCACGGTGGGGCAAATGAACGTGTTATGGCAATGTTGACTGAAATTGGTGATGAAGATAACGCTATCCCTTACATTAAAGAAAAAGTAGAACAAAAAGAGAAAATTATGGGTATGGGACATCGCGTTTATAAAAACGGTGATCCTCGTGCAAAGCATTTAAAGCATATGTCTAAAGAATTGACTAAAATAACAGGACAGTCGAAATGGTATAATATGTCTGTCAAAATTGAAGATTATATTAAAGAAGAAAAAGGATTACCAGCAAACGTTGATTTCTATTCAGCTTCTGTTTACCACAGCTTAGGAATTGATCACGATTTATTTACACCACTTTTTGCGGTTAGTCGTGTTTCAGGGTGGTTAGCTCATATCTTAGAACAATACTCTAATAACCGTTTAATCCGTCCACGTGCTGAATACATTGGACCTAAAACACAGGATTATGTAGCAATGGAGAATCGCTAA
- the pnpS gene encoding two-component system histidine kinase PnpS: MHNIFKKPLFTYVIGILLVVLLTGVIISQLTSDLIILFAVLLVEFVVLVLMLLHIFEKYMKPIKKATKTVDELVKGNYRARIHHTANGSVAELNNKINILARNLSELTIQEDIHEKQLATVIDNTESGLVLIDEKGYIHLVNRKFISMFGNSAKDYNGYLYYEVLDNEKIHHLVQQTFLYEENMKESFTQIIDFNKKYIQIIGAPIFNEKKVLKGAVLVFYDITELKKLELMRKDFVANVSHELKTPITSIKGFAETLLENKEDNPDVLNKFHKIIFDESDRLQLLIQDLLTISKLEKNEFKLIVTDFEIGKVVDEVVAVMSQQLEMNMLNLVVNVEDNITIKADYEQIKQVLINLLANAVSYTPENGEITLVVELIDEYMHLSVTDTGIGIDKEVIPRVFERFYRVDKARSRNTGGTGLGLAIVKHIIEVHNGKIKVESELNEGSTFHVYIPTNL, from the coding sequence ATGCATAATATATTTAAAAAACCTCTTTTTACATATGTTATTGGAATTTTACTAGTAGTATTACTTACCGGAGTGATAATTAGTCAGTTAACATCTGATTTAATTATACTATTTGCTGTGTTGCTTGTTGAATTTGTTGTTTTAGTTCTCATGTTACTTCATATTTTTGAGAAATATATGAAACCAATAAAAAAAGCAACAAAGACCGTCGATGAATTAGTTAAAGGCAACTATCGTGCTCGGATTCATCATACTGCGAATGGAAGTGTTGCAGAGCTAAACAACAAAATCAATATTTTAGCACGAAATCTTAGTGAACTCACGATTCAAGAAGATATTCACGAAAAGCAATTGGCAACTGTTATCGATAATACAGAAAGTGGTCTAGTATTAATTGATGAAAAAGGATACATCCATTTGGTAAATCGAAAGTTTATTTCCATGTTTGGAAATTCTGCAAAAGACTATAATGGATACCTATATTATGAGGTTCTAGATAATGAAAAAATTCATCATTTAGTTCAACAAACCTTTCTTTATGAAGAAAATATGAAGGAATCGTTTACCCAAATTATTGATTTTAACAAAAAGTATATACAGATAATTGGAGCCCCAATTTTTAACGAGAAGAAAGTACTAAAAGGTGCTGTTCTAGTCTTTTACGATATTACTGAATTAAAGAAACTTGAATTGATGCGAAAAGATTTCGTAGCAAACGTCTCGCACGAATTAAAAACACCAATAACTTCTATTAAAGGATTTGCCGAAACACTTCTTGAAAATAAAGAGGATAATCCAGATGTACTAAATAAGTTTCATAAAATTATCTTTGATGAAAGTGATCGCTTGCAACTATTAATTCAAGATTTATTGACCATATCTAAATTAGAGAAAAATGAATTTAAATTAATAGTTACGGATTTTGAAATCGGTAAGGTCGTGGATGAAGTAGTAGCGGTGATGAGTCAGCAATTAGAAATGAATATGCTTAATCTGGTAGTGAATGTAGAAGACAACATTACGATAAAAGCTGATTATGAACAAATTAAGCAAGTGTTAATAAATCTGCTTGCTAACGCAGTGAGTTATACACCTGAGAACGGTGAAATTACATTAGTGGTCGAATTAATTGATGAGTATATGCATCTATCTGTTACAGATACAGGCATAGGGATTGATAAGGAAGTAATTCCAAGGGTGTTTGAACGCTTTTATCGTGTAGATAAAGCAAGAAGTCGAAATACAGGTGGGACTGGTTTAGGTCTAGCTATTGTGAAACACATTATAGAAGTGCATAATGGGAAAATCAAGGTGGAAAGTGAATTGAATGAGGGATCAACTTTTCATGTGTATATTCCAACAAATCTATAG
- the mdh gene encoding malate dehydrogenase: protein MAIKRNKISVIGSGFTGATTALMVAQKELGDVVLVDIPTMEDPTKGKALDMLEASPVQGFDAKITGTANYEETKDSDLVIITAGIARKPGMSRDDLVNTNAKIMKSVAKEIAKYAPESIIVVLSNPVDAMTYTAFKESGFPKERVIGQSGVLDTARFCTFVAQELNLSVKDIKGFVLGGHGDDMVPLIRYSNAGGVPLEKLISKERLDAIVERTRKGGGEIVGLLGNGSAYYAPAASLTVMAEAILKDQRRVIPAIAYLEGEYGYSNIYLGVPTVIGGKGIEDIIELDLNDDEKAALDKSADSVKNVLNVLQ from the coding sequence ATGGCTATTAAACGTAATAAGATTTCAGTGATTGGTTCTGGTTTTACAGGTGCAACCACTGCATTAATGGTTGCACAGAAAGAACTTGGAGATGTTGTTTTAGTAGATATTCCAACTATGGAAGATCCAACAAAAGGGAAAGCACTTGATATGCTTGAAGCAAGTCCTGTCCAAGGATTCGATGCTAAGATCACTGGTACAGCTAACTACGAGGAAACGAAAGATTCTGATCTAGTTATTATTACAGCAGGTATCGCCCGTAAACCAGGTATGAGCCGCGATGATTTAGTGAACACGAATGCAAAAATCATGAAATCGGTTGCTAAAGAAATTGCGAAATATGCCCCAGAATCTATTATCGTTGTCTTGTCAAACCCAGTGGATGCAATGACTTACACAGCATTCAAAGAATCTGGATTCCCTAAAGAACGTGTTATTGGTCAATCTGGTGTACTTGACACCGCTCGTTTCTGTACATTTGTTGCACAAGAACTTAATCTTTCTGTAAAAGATATTAAAGGATTTGTTCTTGGTGGGCATGGAGATGATATGGTTCCATTAATTCGTTATTCGAATGCTGGTGGTGTTCCATTAGAAAAACTTATCTCCAAAGAGCGTTTAGACGCAATTGTTGAACGCACACGTAAAGGTGGCGGAGAAATTGTAGGCCTACTTGGTAATGGTAGTGCATATTACGCGCCTGCCGCTTCGTTAACAGTAATGGCTGAAGCAATACTTAAGGATCAGCGCCGCGTAATCCCAGCGATTGCTTACCTTGAAGGAGAATACGGATATTCTAATATTTACCTTGGTGTACCAACCGTAATTGGTGGAAAAGGAATTGAAGACATCATCGAACTGGATTTAAATGATGATGAAAAGGCTGCCCTTGATAAATCAGCTGACTCGGTCAAAAACGTTCTAAACGTCTTGCAATAA